Proteins found in one Gigantopelta aegis isolate Gae_Host chromosome 12, Gae_host_genome, whole genome shotgun sequence genomic segment:
- the LOC121386657 gene encoding CST complex subunit TEN1-like: MAKTLPQSGEPLLISEIFDRLATDAASLEGKSIRVTGRLQTHNVHDSTVMVTDPKSTKSLIVDTSLIEPFCAKLGSLFQFIGEVDCLSEDCDMKLTARVVRCVDGLDLVMYEKALAVQRQYLEQRS, encoded by the exons ATGGCTAAAACTTTGCCCCAAAGCGGAGAACCACTTCTGATTTCTGAAATATTTGATCGTTTGGCAACGGATGCTGCGTCACTTGAAGGAAAATCCATTCGAGTCACTGGGAG ACTTCAAACTCACAACGTTCACGACTCCACTGTGATGGTGACGGATCCCAAGTCGACAAAGAGCCTCATTGTGGACACTTCACTAATCGAGCCGTTTTGTGCCAAGCTTGGATCGCTGTTTCAGTTCATCGGAGAAGTCGACTGTCTGTCGGAGGACTGCGATATGAAGCTGACGGCTCGAGTCGTGCGCTGTGTTGACGGGTTGGACTTGGTGATGTACGAGAAAGCACTGGCTGTACAGAGACAGTATTTGGAACAGAGAAGCTGA
- the LOC121385725 gene encoding uncharacterized protein LOC121385725: MELRDQNIVEVCEMWRGTLPESMPFVTTSQRSLVELAIMLGVAPLAGNTYPADLNVKKMHQMFQDQNNLQISYSLYYSVFVYDFNLAFGHPAVDICSTCLKFRLQLKNPFITDDNKRNCSAMFILHRRMARRFYDSLNNVEDSFTVCFDIMENLVLPKSPIGQTFYSRQLYLYVFGVVHHRGRGLPQGKDDIHLYIWLESQNRKDSNMVASALNHFFISVVGDQLKRNQHLRLFSDSCYGQNKNINVLSMLCAMRKQNFPQLSIEYTFPVRGHSFLPADRVFGRIEQDIRKNNTILLPDEYVAILNKHGKVHEYCTDWQCRDFKTAAAAHCKSQRSFKISDAKVLRINSDQVGFKHVYGGDFCEHVILKKGRKWENFKPAITPMVNCVKPAKKVDVLKLIDEIGAADTVRIFYENIFADVGQRDIGRQDLEESSDED; the protein is encoded by the coding sequence ATGGAGTTGCGAGACCAGAACATCGTGGAGGTGTGCGAAATGTGGAGAGGAACCTTGCCAGAAAGCATGCCATTCGTGACCACATCACAACGTTCACTTGTCGAGCTAGCCATTATGCTCGGCGTGGCGCCCCTGGCCGGAAATACTTACCCAGCCGACCTGAACGTCAAAAAGATGCACCAAATGTTTCAGGATCAGAATAATTTACAGATATCGTATtcactatactacagtgtttttGTCTACGATTTCAACTTGGCCTTTGGTCATCCTGCTGTGGATATATGCAGCACATGCCTGAAGTTCAGGCTACAGCTGAAGAACCCATTCATCACAGATGATAATAAACGGAATTGTTCGGCCATGTTCATTCTTCACAGGCGTATGGCAAGGAGATTCTATGACAGTTTAAATAATGTCGAGGATTCATTCACCGTTTGTTTTGATATCATGGAGAATCTTGTTCTTCCGAAGTCTCCCATAGGACAAACCTTCTATTCTCGGCAGCTCTACCTCTATGTTTTTGGTGTAGTTCACCACCGCGGCCGAGGTCTTCCACAGGGAAAAGATGACATTCACCTATACATATGGTTAGAAAGCCAGAACCGCAAGGATAGCAATATGGTGGCTTCAGCCTTAAACCATTTTTTCATTTCTGTTGTGGGGGACCAACTGAAAAGGAATCAACACTTGCGCTTGTTTTCAGACTCCTGCTAtggccaaaataaaaacatcaatgTTTTGTCGATGCTGTGTGCTATGCGAAAACAGAACTTTCCACAGCTGAGCATCGAATACACATTCCCTGTCCGAGGCCACAGTTTTCTTCCAGCAGATAGGGTATTCGGGAGGATCGAGCAAGacattaggaaaaataataCTATTCTCCTACCTGATGAGTATGttgctattctaaacaaacaCGGCAAAGTACATGAGTATTGTACAGATTGGCAATGTCGCGATTTCAAGACAGCTGCAGCAGCGCATTGCAAGTCCCAGAGGTCCTTCAAGATCAGCGACGCCAAGGTCCTACGCATCAATTCGGATCAAGTTGGTTTCAAGCACGTCTATGGTGGTGACTTTTGTGAACACGTTATTCTCAAGAAGGGTAGAAAATGGGAGAACTTCAAGCCAGCCATCACTCCCATGGTCAACTGTGTGAAGCCTGCCAAGAAAGTTGATGTCCTCAAACTTATTGATGAGATTGGTGCAGCTGACACTGTCCGGATCTTTTATGAGAATATCTTCGCCGATGTCGGCCAGCGTGACATTGGCAGACAGGACCTCGAGGAAAGCAGTGATGAGGACTGA